From Argopecten irradians isolate NY chromosome 2, Ai_NY, whole genome shotgun sequence, the proteins below share one genomic window:
- the LOC138316036 gene encoding ras-responsive element-binding protein 1-like isoform X2 encodes MSRRKQANPRPLKALDDNIEADHNVETISNISYKMVSVPEHIQINGDTEQDSDPDDFDEYGPLVVDTSRQAVDDDDEKDNTDQSVAAPGLHLTEAAQSDLGSHLSAKLSTVIESAVGQEDKHSSQPLTGLLLQSVDNHLPVVNDDSNLSSSRTPSISSSDQLSPGSFSSSISSSKTHRRGVRILPVASESGESRYVCPICSQTLSSSHELTVHIRTHNNSNGGSASQSNSCTICGKSLSSQSSLDRHMLVHSGERPFRCKYCNMSFTTNGNMHRHMRIHTKDSEMNGAGGKVQRKRAQSWKPKLNSFIHIEPAPSPKHPTGMIGSPRVLGSDLIQGSPQLAKELTSDSRFQFGKTSTPKVSVAPGAKRSFNFINMSPGEWSMPSLKRNKILEDGVKMESDTAPSSHLDVPRSASPLNIKQENMDVFDGEDKEVEQLHCPVCNKAFICKYGLESHIRENHPNFSLKCNLCHMTFHTLRSLSQHKMLVHAKAQSTEKESEECKDDIKEATTAVIGFYDLSFVDFSIKKFRLIAKSWCEQNARKSSSVYHNFVCKECSKAFPCKGALKLHLNTHDRAKTSQCPLCECDYMTTKELHMHMIKHMSDKAFSDVQKPPQSNRRKPPKESKAEDVGKHDFLASFGLTANVEPLDILEKEQKAVYSNNFKVLERKENNEYFAKLGQIFSPTVSPIDPSKKTEADENDLSNIAKMLQTSATGGLLAGLPTHVSSLEQLGLLNASQLAAFMPSLMNYNHPSFPSTMAAMMNASHMMNLANQGTASPMSTPPPPGEGNNSGASVSSPNSDSKIAFPCKYCDLVFPNYRALKSHTRTHLGLSPYKCNLCSYSSADKSTLIRHLRTHNGERPFQCRVCDFAFTTKANCERHVRKKHGKIIKEDVEMAIGYNKYVSENSTMDSFHSPDTVCKYCGVDFKFFRALKHHLRSHSSCRQKPFQCTRCDVGFSTKANCIRHIQKQHTEISQNHIEQYIVIHEPLPGEGSDRSDGALSDDNTSQESPSNPPAAHSNSRLIMTPNSSGAPSPMVVKTEPVDPELDDTPLDFSVKSSSASSTPSILPRTTPTKKTSKSQTDELPMDLSIKKKDESPVPAMSPVNKQKITYDNSLQQCQFCPMGFSNQRILDRHVWQHHPQIAEVMGKHYFTPILPSPADKSILMGKLKLPLKPPIGGGADSKSQTPKLTTAEPKKSAVLDRIKREVLSPANSSPGTDNNCDLASVKKIIDTTNANHFQLYLQENIGDSDSQDRSEAADGEYEDLDMPEISDTDREESALVIAEDPPVLSPRSKADTNSETRSLNGDEEMPDINKLLSSELRQQIKAAQQAEREFAPNHQVEKIKGDNIKKKRNSYADSPHKLQCPYCTRTFPWVSSLTRHLLTHTGQKPFKCPKCPVTFSTKSNRERHLIRKHGVNMMDPMSRQTMDRPYKCHLCVFSSFSTQGNLLKHYKERHVGSSLPESLVDLDKAVTTGLATTLSGEERSLARDKALGITRDDVLENSSYAAEEQLNQSMENERPDDRFMSINMDSGCKSENEDEEDLDLSTAGIPSMEDINNSINNSINSSINSSLNSSKQFAGSAERQINPERDNYNVDKITDCWNCGEKFVSRKLLVRHLKEHNIDLPFKCYLCDASYDVRLDCLIHQEKFHATDWVILKDKNKVDDIDSFSRHMDKVVENNCNKVDQGVILEIPGQSADDPKMEVVSADYMQRKVYCSLCPKRFWSLQDLRRHMRSHTGERPFECDICQKRFTLKHSMMRHRKKHMESGSLSPSDDEDTNPTVDDLSLKIKGPRLLPKPSPNMVVKQTSIPIQLSQPRPIRPNANMASIPVIAAMPTMATMSTMPTIHLSNTYNSVSISGDKAKEGQVQVNTNGSRTPTLAASVTATLGESKDNDMLHSLLGVEMGSIDSMLDSADSAARLLGVN; translated from the exons CTTTGGATGACAATATAGAGGCTGACCACAATGTCGAAACCATTTCCAACATTTCATACAAAATGGTGTCAGTACCAGAACATATACAGATCAATGGGGACACAGAACAGGACTCG GACCCCGATGACTTTGATGAATATGGTCCCTTAGTTGTCGATACCTCGAGGCAAGCAGTAGATGACGATGATGAGAAAGATAACACAGACCAGTCTGTGGCAGCGCCTGGCCTCCATCTCACTGAAGCAGCACAGTCTGATCTAGGATCTCACCTGAGCGCCAAATTGTCCACGGTCATCGAGTCTGCCGTGGGTCAGGAAGACAAGCATTCTAGTCAACCTTTAACAGGTCTCCTTCTCCAGTCTGTCGACAACCATCTTCCCGTAGTCAACGACGACTCTAATTTATCTTCGTCCAGAACTCCGTCCATTTCATCATCGGACCAGCTCAGTCCTGGAAGTTTTAGTTCTAGTATCTCCTCCTCCAAGACTCATCGCCGTGGAGTCCGA ATTCTACCTGTAGCCAGTGAAAGTGGCGAGAGTCGCTATGTCTGTCCAATCTGTAGCCAAACTCTGTCCTCATCTCACGAATTAACCGTCCACATCCGAACTCATAACAACTCCAACGGCGGCTCAGCATCGCAGTCTAATTCATGTACAATCTGTGGGAAAAGTCTTAGTTCACAGAGCTCTCTCGACAGACACATGTTGGTCCACTCAG gTGAGCGCCCTTTCAGGTGCAAATATTGCAATATGTCTTTCACAACAAATGGAAATATGCACCGACACATGCGAATCCACACTAAGGATTCGGAGATGAATGGTGCTGGTGGTAAGGTTCAGAGGAAGCGAGCACAATCCTGGAAACCCAAACTCAATAGTTTTATCCACATAGAGCCTGCACCATCTCCGAAACATCCGACTGGAATGATAGGATCTCCGAGGGTCCTGGGAAGTGATCTGATCCAGGGATCCCCACAGCTTGCTAAGGAACTAACCTCAGACTCACGGTTCCAGTTTGGTAAAACCTCCACCCCCAAGGTGTCTGTAGCCCCTGGTGCTAAAAGGTCATTCAACTTCATCAATATGTCTCCTGGAGAATGGTCAATGCCGTCACTCAAACGAAACAAAATATTGGAGGATGGCGTTAAAATGGAGAGTGATACAGCCCCATCCAGTCATCTAGATGTCCCGAGAAGTGCTTCCCCGCTAAACATTAAACAGGAGAATATGGAT GTATTTGATGGAGAAGATAAGGAAGTTGAGCAGCTCCATTGTCCAGTCTGTAATAAGGCTTTCATCTGTAAATATGGTCTGGAGAGTCACATTCGTGAGAACCACCCAAATTTCTCGCTCAAGTGTAACCTGTGTCACATGACCTTCCACACACTTCGCAGCCTTAGTCAGCACAAGATGTTGGTGCATGCCAAGGCTCAGTCGACTGAAAAGGAAAGTGAGGAATGCAAGGATGACATCAAAGAAGCCACCACAGCAGTGATAGGATTTTATGATCTCAGCTTTGTGGACTTTTCAATCAAAAAATTCCGTCTGATTGCAAAGTCCTGGTGTGAGCAGAACGCGAGAAAGTCCAGTAGTGTTTATCACAATTTTGTTTGCAAGGAATGTTCTAAAGCCTTTCCATGCAAAGGTGCACTAAAGTTGCATCTTAACACCCATGATCGTGCTAAGACCTCCCAATGCCCACTGTGCGAGTGTGATTACATGACAACTAAAGAACTTCACATGCACATGATCAAACATATGTCAGACAAGGCATTCTCTGATGTCCAGAAACCACCTCAATCAAATCGCCGCAAACCACCAAAAGAATCCAAAGCGGAGGATGTTGGAAAACATGACTTTTTGGCATCTTTTGGTCTCACTGCTAATGTCGAGCCTCTCGATATCCTAGAAAAGGAGCAAAAAGCAGTATACTCAAACAACTTCAAAGTTCTTGAACGAAAAGAAAATAACGAATACTTTGCAAAGCTTGGACAAATATTTTCACCAACTGTCTCTCCTATTGATCCATCCAAGAAAACTGAGGCTGATGAAAATGACTTGTCAAACATTGCCAAGATGTTGCAGACGTCTGCCACTGGTGGTCTGCTAGCTGGCCTGCCGACACACGTTTCTAGTCTTGAACAGCTTGGTCTACTTAATGCCTCACAACTGGCAGCGTTCATGCCATCTCTTATGAACTACAATCATCCGTCCTTCCCTTCAACCATGGCCGCCATGATGAATGCAAGTCACATGATGAATCTAGCCAATCAGGGAACTGCTAGTCCAATGTCAACACCCCCACCTCCAGGAGAAGGCAACAATAGTGGTGCAAGTGTATCGTCGCCAAACAGCGACTCTAAAATTGCTTTCCCCTGCAAATATTGTGACCTAGTCTTCCCGAATTACAGAGCCCTGAAAA gtCACACCCGAACTCACTTAGGTCTGTCTCCATATAAGTGTAACCTCTGTAGCTACAGCAGTGCCGACAAGAGCACCCTTATCCGTCACCTCCGTACCCACAATGGAGAGCGCCCCTTCCAGTGTCGCGTCTGTGACTTCGCCTTTACCACCAAGGCCAACTGTGAACGACACGTCAG AAAGAAGCATGGTAAAATAATCAAAGAAGATGTTGAGATGGCCATCGGATACAACAAGTATGTATCAGAGAATTCTACCATGGATTCCTTCCACTCCCCCGACACAGTCTGCAAGTACTGTGGTGTCGACTTCAAATTCTTCCGCGCCCTCAAGCACCACTTGCGGTCCCACAGTAGCTGTCGTCAGAAGCCGTTTCAGTGTACACGTTGTGATGTTGGATTCTCCACCAAAGCAAACTGTATTCGTCATATCCAGAAACAGCATACTGAAATCTCACAGAATCACATTGAGCAGTATATTGTCATTCACGAACCTCTCCCTGGTGAAGGAAGTGACCGTTCTGATGGAGCTCTCTCAGATGACAACACGAGTCAAGAATCCCCGTCCAACCCTCCAGCAGCTCACTCAAACTCTCGATTGATCATGACTCCCAACAGTAGTGGTGCCCCATCTCCAATGGTTGTAAAGACCGAACCAGTTGACCCTGAGTTGGACGACACACCTCTAGACTTCAGCGTGAAATCTTCATCCGCAAGTTCAACACCAAGCATCCTACCAAGAACAACACCAACCAAAAAGACATCGAAGTCTCAAACTGATGAACTTCCCATGGATCTGTCCATAAAGAAAAAGGATGAAAGTCCTGTCCCAGCT ATGTCGCCTGTCAATAAACAGAAGATAACGTACGACAATAGCCTGCAACAGTGCCAGTTCTGTCCAATGGGTTTCTCTAATCAGCGAATCCTTGACCGCCATGTCTGGCAGCACCACCCACAGATCGCTGAAGTGATGGGCAAGCACTACTTTACCCCGATCCTTCCCTCCCCGGCCGATAAGTCAATACTCATGGGAAAGCTCAAACTACCACTGAAGCCCCCAATAGGAGGAGGCGCAGACTCCAAATCCCAGACACCCAAGTTAACTACAGCAGAGCCAAAAAAGTCGGCCGTTTTGGACAGGATCAAACGAGAGGTCCTCTCACCAGCTAATAGCAGTCCAG GTACCGACAATAATTGTGACCTAGCCTCAGTAAAGAAGATCATAGATACCACCAACGCCAATCATTTCCAGCTGTACCTACAGGAGAACATTGGAGACTCCGACTCACAGGATCGCAGTGAGGCTGCTGACGGTGAATATGAAGATCTTGACATGCCAGAAATTTCTGACACTGACCGAGAAGAGTCAGCTCTTGTGATCGCAGAGGATCCCCCCGTCCTAAGTCCCCGTTCAAAAGCAGACACAAACTCGGAGACTAGAAGTCTCAATGGTGACGAGGAAATGCCTGATATTAATAAGCTACTCAGCAGTGAACTTCGTCAACAG atCAAGGCTGCCCAGCAAGCAGAGCGTGAGTTCGCCCCAAACCACCAAGTGGAAAagatcaagggagataacattAAAAAGAAGCGTAACTCGTATGCTGATTCTCCCCATAAACTGCAGTGTCCATACTGTACACGAACCTTCCCTTGGGTTAGCTCCCTTACCAGACATCTCCTCACCCACACTG GTCAAAAACCATTCAAATGTCCAAAGTGCCCAGTGACATTCTCAACAAAATCTAACAGAGAGCGCCATCTTATCCGTAAACATGGCGTGAACATGATGGACCCGATGTCTCGTCAAACCATGGATCGACCCTACAAATGTCATCTCTGTGTCTTCAGCTCTTTCTCCACACAAG GAAACCTTTTGAAGCACTATAAAGAACGCCATGTTGGCAGCAGTCTGCCGGAATCTCTGGTTGACCTTGACAAGGCTGTAACAACAGGACTAGCCACGACCTTGAGTGGAGAGGAGAGGTCACTAGCCAGGGATAAGGCACTAGGAATCACCAGAGATGATGTTCTAGAGAACAGCTCGTACGCAGCTGAGGAGCAGCTCAACCAATCAATG GAAAATGAACGCCCAGATGATCGCTTCATGTCTATCAACATGGACTCTGGCTGTAAATCTGAAAATGAGGATGAGGAAGATCTGGACCTGTCCACTGCTGGCATACCCTCCATGGAAGACATCAACAATTCCATCAACAATTCCATCAACAGTTCCATCAACAGTAGTCTCAACAGCTCTAAACAGTTCGCTGGCTCGGCTGAGCGACAGATTAACCCAGAGCGTGACAATTACAATGTTGACAAGATCACTGATTGCTGGAATTGTGGTGAGAAGTTTGTCTCGCGAAAATTGTTGGTGAGACATCTCAAAGAACACAACATTGATCTGCCTTTCAAGTGCTACCTTTGTGACGCATCGTACGACGTGCGCCTGGATTGCCTGATCCACCAAGAAAAGTTCCATGCCACTGACTGGGTAATCCTCAAGGATAAAAACAAGGTAGACGACATCGACTCATTCTCCCGCCATATGGACAAGGTTGTTGAGAACAATTGTAACAAAGTTGACCAAGGTGTAATACTAGAGATTCCTGGCCAGAGCGCTGACGACCCCAAGATGGAAGTCGTCTCTGCTGATTATATGCAGCGTAAAGTGTACTGCTCCCTGTGTCCTAAACGCTTCTGGTCGCTGCAGGATCTCCGGCGCCACATGCGGTCCCACACCG GAGAGCGTCCCTTTGAGTGCGATATCTGTCAGAAACGATTCACACTGAAGCACAGTATGATGAGACATCGTAAGAAGCATATGGAGTCGGGCTCTCTCAGCCCGAGTGATGACGAGGATACTAATCCTACTGTAGATGACTTGT CACTAAAAATTAAGGGTCCACGCCTGCTACCTAAGCCGAGTCCAAATATGGTTGTGAAACAAACATCGATTCCCATCCAGTTGTCTCAGCCGCGGCCCATCAGACCTAATGCAAACATGGCTTCTATTCCCGTTATAGCCGCGATGCCCACCATGGCTACAATGTCAACCATGCCGACCATTCACCTGAGTAACACTTACAATTCAGTCAGCATCAGTGGGGACAAGGCCAAG GAAGGGCAAGTCCAGGTGAATACTAATGGCAGCAGAACTCCTACTTTGGCCGCCTCTGTGACCGCGACCTTGGGAGAGAGTAAGGACAACGATATGTTACATAGTCTGCTCGGCGTCGAGATGGGATCTATTGACAGTATGCTGGACTCAGCTGACAGTGCGGCCAGGCTCCTGGGAGTCAACTAG
- the LOC138316036 gene encoding ras-responsive element-binding protein 1-like isoform X3, with protein sequence MLVHSGERPFRCKYCNMSFTTNGNMHRHMRIHTKDSEMNGAGGKVQRKRAQSWKPKLNSFIHIEPAPSPKHPTGMIGSPRVLGSDLIQGSPQLAKELTSDSRFQFGKTSTPKVSVAPGAKRSFNFINMSPGEWSMPSLKRNKILEDGVKMESDTAPSSHLDVPRSASPLNIKQENMDVFDGEDKEVEQLHCPVCNKAFICKYGLESHIRENHPNFSLKCNLCHMTFHTLRSLSQHKMLVHAKAQSTEKESEECKDDIKEATTAVIGFYDLSFVDFSIKKFRLIAKSWCEQNARKSSSVYHNFVCKECSKAFPCKGALKLHLNTHDRAKTSQCPLCECDYMTTKELHMHMIKHMSDKAFSDVQKPPQSNRRKPPKESKAEDVGKHDFLASFGLTANVEPLDILEKEQKAVYSNNFKVLERKENNEYFAKLGQIFSPTVSPIDPSKKTEADENDLSNIAKMLQTSATGGLLAGLPTHVSSLEQLGLLNASQLAAFMPSLMNYNHPSFPSTMAAMMNASHMMNLANQGTASPMSTPPPPGEGNNSGASVSSPNSDSKIAFPCKYCDLVFPNYRALKSHTRTHLGLSPYKCNLCSYSSADKSTLIRHLRTHNGERPFQCRVCDFAFTTKANCERHVRKKHGKIIKEDVEMAIGYNKYVSENSTMDSFHSPDTVCKYCGVDFKFFRALKHHLRSHSSCRQKPFQCTRCDVGFSTKANCIRHIQKQHTEISQNHIEQYIVIHEPLPGEGSDRSDGALSDDNTSQESPSNPPAAHSNSRLIMTPNSSGAPSPMVVKTEPVDPELDDTPLDFSVKSSSASSTPSILPRTTPTKKTSKSQTDELPMDLSIKKKDESPVPAMSPVNKQKITYDNSLQQCQFCPMGFSNQRILDRHVWQHHPQIAEVMGKHYFTPILPSPADKSILMGKLKLPLKPPIGGGADSKSQTPKLTTAEPKKSAVLDRIKREVLSPANSSPGTDNNCDLASVKKIIDTTNANHFQLYLQENIGDSDSQDRSEAADGEYEDLDMPEISDTDREESALVIAEDPPVLSPRSKADTNSETRSLNGDEEMPDINKLLSSELRQQIKAAQQAEREFAPNHQVEKIKGDNIKKKRNSYADSPHKLQCPYCTRTFPWVSSLTRHLLTHTGQKPFKCPKCPVTFSTKSNRERHLIRKHGVNMMDPMSRQTMDRPYKCHLCVFSSFSTQGNLLKHYKERHVGSSLPESLVDLDKAVTTGLATTLSGEERSLARDKALGITRDDVLENSSYAAEEQLNQSMENERPDDRFMSINMDSGCKSENEDEEDLDLSTAGIPSMEDINNSINNSINSSINSSLNSSKQFAGSAERQINPERDNYNVDKITDCWNCGEKFVSRKLLVRHLKEHNIDLPFKCYLCDASYDVRLDCLIHQEKFHATDWVILKDKNKVDDIDSFSRHMDKVVENNCNKVDQGVILEIPGQSADDPKMEVVSADYMQRKVYCSLCPKRFWSLQDLRRHMRSHTGERPFECDICQKRFTLKHSMMRHRKKHMESGSLSPSDDEDTNPTVDDLSLKIKGPRLLPKPSPNMVVKQTSIPIQLSQPRPIRPNANMASIPVIAAMPTMATMSTMPTIHLSNTYNSVSISGDKAKEGQVQVNTNGSRTPTLAASVTATLGESKDNDMLHSLLGVEMGSIDSMLDSADSAARLLGVN encoded by the exons ATGTTGGTCCACTCAG gTGAGCGCCCTTTCAGGTGCAAATATTGCAATATGTCTTTCACAACAAATGGAAATATGCACCGACACATGCGAATCCACACTAAGGATTCGGAGATGAATGGTGCTGGTGGTAAGGTTCAGAGGAAGCGAGCACAATCCTGGAAACCCAAACTCAATAGTTTTATCCACATAGAGCCTGCACCATCTCCGAAACATCCGACTGGAATGATAGGATCTCCGAGGGTCCTGGGAAGTGATCTGATCCAGGGATCCCCACAGCTTGCTAAGGAACTAACCTCAGACTCACGGTTCCAGTTTGGTAAAACCTCCACCCCCAAGGTGTCTGTAGCCCCTGGTGCTAAAAGGTCATTCAACTTCATCAATATGTCTCCTGGAGAATGGTCAATGCCGTCACTCAAACGAAACAAAATATTGGAGGATGGCGTTAAAATGGAGAGTGATACAGCCCCATCCAGTCATCTAGATGTCCCGAGAAGTGCTTCCCCGCTAAACATTAAACAGGAGAATATGGAT GTATTTGATGGAGAAGATAAGGAAGTTGAGCAGCTCCATTGTCCAGTCTGTAATAAGGCTTTCATCTGTAAATATGGTCTGGAGAGTCACATTCGTGAGAACCACCCAAATTTCTCGCTCAAGTGTAACCTGTGTCACATGACCTTCCACACACTTCGCAGCCTTAGTCAGCACAAGATGTTGGTGCATGCCAAGGCTCAGTCGACTGAAAAGGAAAGTGAGGAATGCAAGGATGACATCAAAGAAGCCACCACAGCAGTGATAGGATTTTATGATCTCAGCTTTGTGGACTTTTCAATCAAAAAATTCCGTCTGATTGCAAAGTCCTGGTGTGAGCAGAACGCGAGAAAGTCCAGTAGTGTTTATCACAATTTTGTTTGCAAGGAATGTTCTAAAGCCTTTCCATGCAAAGGTGCACTAAAGTTGCATCTTAACACCCATGATCGTGCTAAGACCTCCCAATGCCCACTGTGCGAGTGTGATTACATGACAACTAAAGAACTTCACATGCACATGATCAAACATATGTCAGACAAGGCATTCTCTGATGTCCAGAAACCACCTCAATCAAATCGCCGCAAACCACCAAAAGAATCCAAAGCGGAGGATGTTGGAAAACATGACTTTTTGGCATCTTTTGGTCTCACTGCTAATGTCGAGCCTCTCGATATCCTAGAAAAGGAGCAAAAAGCAGTATACTCAAACAACTTCAAAGTTCTTGAACGAAAAGAAAATAACGAATACTTTGCAAAGCTTGGACAAATATTTTCACCAACTGTCTCTCCTATTGATCCATCCAAGAAAACTGAGGCTGATGAAAATGACTTGTCAAACATTGCCAAGATGTTGCAGACGTCTGCCACTGGTGGTCTGCTAGCTGGCCTGCCGACACACGTTTCTAGTCTTGAACAGCTTGGTCTACTTAATGCCTCACAACTGGCAGCGTTCATGCCATCTCTTATGAACTACAATCATCCGTCCTTCCCTTCAACCATGGCCGCCATGATGAATGCAAGTCACATGATGAATCTAGCCAATCAGGGAACTGCTAGTCCAATGTCAACACCCCCACCTCCAGGAGAAGGCAACAATAGTGGTGCAAGTGTATCGTCGCCAAACAGCGACTCTAAAATTGCTTTCCCCTGCAAATATTGTGACCTAGTCTTCCCGAATTACAGAGCCCTGAAAA gtCACACCCGAACTCACTTAGGTCTGTCTCCATATAAGTGTAACCTCTGTAGCTACAGCAGTGCCGACAAGAGCACCCTTATCCGTCACCTCCGTACCCACAATGGAGAGCGCCCCTTCCAGTGTCGCGTCTGTGACTTCGCCTTTACCACCAAGGCCAACTGTGAACGACACGTCAG AAAGAAGCATGGTAAAATAATCAAAGAAGATGTTGAGATGGCCATCGGATACAACAAGTATGTATCAGAGAATTCTACCATGGATTCCTTCCACTCCCCCGACACAGTCTGCAAGTACTGTGGTGTCGACTTCAAATTCTTCCGCGCCCTCAAGCACCACTTGCGGTCCCACAGTAGCTGTCGTCAGAAGCCGTTTCAGTGTACACGTTGTGATGTTGGATTCTCCACCAAAGCAAACTGTATTCGTCATATCCAGAAACAGCATACTGAAATCTCACAGAATCACATTGAGCAGTATATTGTCATTCACGAACCTCTCCCTGGTGAAGGAAGTGACCGTTCTGATGGAGCTCTCTCAGATGACAACACGAGTCAAGAATCCCCGTCCAACCCTCCAGCAGCTCACTCAAACTCTCGATTGATCATGACTCCCAACAGTAGTGGTGCCCCATCTCCAATGGTTGTAAAGACCGAACCAGTTGACCCTGAGTTGGACGACACACCTCTAGACTTCAGCGTGAAATCTTCATCCGCAAGTTCAACACCAAGCATCCTACCAAGAACAACACCAACCAAAAAGACATCGAAGTCTCAAACTGATGAACTTCCCATGGATCTGTCCATAAAGAAAAAGGATGAAAGTCCTGTCCCAGCT ATGTCGCCTGTCAATAAACAGAAGATAACGTACGACAATAGCCTGCAACAGTGCCAGTTCTGTCCAATGGGTTTCTCTAATCAGCGAATCCTTGACCGCCATGTCTGGCAGCACCACCCACAGATCGCTGAAGTGATGGGCAAGCACTACTTTACCCCGATCCTTCCCTCCCCGGCCGATAAGTCAATACTCATGGGAAAGCTCAAACTACCACTGAAGCCCCCAATAGGAGGAGGCGCAGACTCCAAATCCCAGACACCCAAGTTAACTACAGCAGAGCCAAAAAAGTCGGCCGTTTTGGACAGGATCAAACGAGAGGTCCTCTCACCAGCTAATAGCAGTCCAG GTACCGACAATAATTGTGACCTAGCCTCAGTAAAGAAGATCATAGATACCACCAACGCCAATCATTTCCAGCTGTACCTACAGGAGAACATTGGAGACTCCGACTCACAGGATCGCAGTGAGGCTGCTGACGGTGAATATGAAGATCTTGACATGCCAGAAATTTCTGACACTGACCGAGAAGAGTCAGCTCTTGTGATCGCAGAGGATCCCCCCGTCCTAAGTCCCCGTTCAAAAGCAGACACAAACTCGGAGACTAGAAGTCTCAATGGTGACGAGGAAATGCCTGATATTAATAAGCTACTCAGCAGTGAACTTCGTCAACAG atCAAGGCTGCCCAGCAAGCAGAGCGTGAGTTCGCCCCAAACCACCAAGTGGAAAagatcaagggagataacattAAAAAGAAGCGTAACTCGTATGCTGATTCTCCCCATAAACTGCAGTGTCCATACTGTACACGAACCTTCCCTTGGGTTAGCTCCCTTACCAGACATCTCCTCACCCACACTG GTCAAAAACCATTCAAATGTCCAAAGTGCCCAGTGACATTCTCAACAAAATCTAACAGAGAGCGCCATCTTATCCGTAAACATGGCGTGAACATGATGGACCCGATGTCTCGTCAAACCATGGATCGACCCTACAAATGTCATCTCTGTGTCTTCAGCTCTTTCTCCACACAAG GAAACCTTTTGAAGCACTATAAAGAACGCCATGTTGGCAGCAGTCTGCCGGAATCTCTGGTTGACCTTGACAAGGCTGTAACAACAGGACTAGCCACGACCTTGAGTGGAGAGGAGAGGTCACTAGCCAGGGATAAGGCACTAGGAATCACCAGAGATGATGTTCTAGAGAACAGCTCGTACGCAGCTGAGGAGCAGCTCAACCAATCAATG GAAAATGAACGCCCAGATGATCGCTTCATGTCTATCAACATGGACTCTGGCTGTAAATCTGAAAATGAGGATGAGGAAGATCTGGACCTGTCCACTGCTGGCATACCCTCCATGGAAGACATCAACAATTCCATCAACAATTCCATCAACAGTTCCATCAACAGTAGTCTCAACAGCTCTAAACAGTTCGCTGGCTCGGCTGAGCGACAGATTAACCCAGAGCGTGACAATTACAATGTTGACAAGATCACTGATTGCTGGAATTGTGGTGAGAAGTTTGTCTCGCGAAAATTGTTGGTGAGACATCTCAAAGAACACAACATTGATCTGCCTTTCAAGTGCTACCTTTGTGACGCATCGTACGACGTGCGCCTGGATTGCCTGATCCACCAAGAAAAGTTCCATGCCACTGACTGGGTAATCCTCAAGGATAAAAACAAGGTAGACGACATCGACTCATTCTCCCGCCATATGGACAAGGTTGTTGAGAACAATTGTAACAAAGTTGACCAAGGTGTAATACTAGAGATTCCTGGCCAGAGCGCTGACGACCCCAAGATGGAAGTCGTCTCTGCTGATTATATGCAGCGTAAAGTGTACTGCTCCCTGTGTCCTAAACGCTTCTGGTCGCTGCAGGATCTCCGGCGCCACATGCGGTCCCACACCG GAGAGCGTCCCTTTGAGTGCGATATCTGTCAGAAACGATTCACACTGAAGCACAGTATGATGAGACATCGTAAGAAGCATATGGAGTCGGGCTCTCTCAGCCCGAGTGATGACGAGGATACTAATCCTACTGTAGATGACTTGT CACTAAAAATTAAGGGTCCACGCCTGCTACCTAAGCCGAGTCCAAATATGGTTGTGAAACAAACATCGATTCCCATCCAGTTGTCTCAGCCGCGGCCCATCAGACCTAATGCAAACATGGCTTCTATTCCCGTTATAGCCGCGATGCCCACCATGGCTACAATGTCAACCATGCCGACCATTCACCTGAGTAACACTTACAATTCAGTCAGCATCAGTGGGGACAAGGCCAAG GAAGGGCAAGTCCAGGTGAATACTAATGGCAGCAGAACTCCTACTTTGGCCGCCTCTGTGACCGCGACCTTGGGAGAGAGTAAGGACAACGATATGTTACATAGTCTGCTCGGCGTCGAGATGGGATCTATTGACAGTATGCTGGACTCAGCTGACAGTGCGGCCAGGCTCCTGGGAGTCAACTAG